The following are encoded in a window of Mycobacteroides chelonae CCUG 47445 genomic DNA:
- a CDS encoding NAD-dependent succinate-semialdehyde dehydrogenase, translating to MTDHSALIDAIPTDLWIGGKQVPSSSGARFPVHNPADGAVLTTVADASTADGATALDEAVAAQPSWAATAPRERAEILRRAWELVMERRDDFALAMTLEMGKPLAESQGEVAYGGEFLRWFSEEAVRINGRYTSSPTGTGRILVAKQPIGPALAITPWNFPLAMGTRKIGPAFAAGCTMIVKPAAETPLTMLLLGQVFADAGLPAGVLSILPTTSASGLTGPLIEDSRLRKLTFTGSTAVGKVLLSQCATRVLRSSMELGGNAPFVVFDDADVDAAVDGAMAAKMRNIGEACTAANRFHVDNAVRAEFTEKLTARMGALTIGPGDQSGVQVGPLITAKQRASVDELVQDAVSKGAVITTGGTIADGEGYFYPPTVLTDVPSNARILREEVFGPVAAITGFDGEDAGVAAANDTEYGLAAYVYTTNLDRALRVSESVESGMIGVNRGVISDVAAPFGGIKESGIGREAGSEGIEEYLETKYIALP from the coding sequence GTGACTGATCACTCAGCCCTGATCGATGCCATTCCCACCGATCTGTGGATCGGCGGGAAGCAGGTGCCATCGTCCTCGGGCGCCCGGTTCCCCGTGCACAACCCGGCCGACGGCGCGGTGCTGACCACCGTGGCCGACGCATCGACAGCCGACGGTGCCACCGCACTCGATGAGGCTGTGGCTGCGCAACCCTCCTGGGCCGCGACCGCGCCCCGTGAACGGGCCGAAATTCTGCGGCGCGCCTGGGAATTGGTCATGGAGCGGCGTGATGATTTCGCACTGGCCATGACCCTGGAAATGGGTAAGCCGCTGGCAGAGAGCCAGGGCGAGGTCGCCTACGGCGGAGAGTTCCTGCGCTGGTTCTCCGAAGAGGCGGTGCGCATCAACGGCCGGTACACCTCGTCGCCGACCGGCACCGGCCGGATCCTGGTGGCCAAGCAGCCCATCGGTCCGGCTCTGGCGATCACCCCCTGGAACTTCCCGCTGGCTATGGGAACCCGCAAGATAGGCCCGGCGTTCGCCGCCGGATGCACCATGATCGTCAAGCCCGCCGCCGAGACGCCGCTGACCATGCTGCTGCTGGGCCAGGTGTTCGCCGATGCCGGGCTGCCTGCCGGCGTGCTGTCGATCCTTCCCACCACCAGCGCCTCCGGCCTGACCGGCCCGCTGATCGAGGACTCCAGACTGCGCAAGTTGACCTTCACCGGCTCTACCGCCGTCGGCAAGGTGCTGCTGTCACAGTGCGCCACAAGGGTTTTACGTTCGTCGATGGAGCTCGGCGGCAACGCCCCATTCGTGGTGTTCGACGATGCAGACGTGGACGCCGCGGTCGACGGCGCGATGGCAGCCAAGATGCGCAACATCGGCGAGGCATGCACCGCGGCCAACCGCTTTCATGTCGACAACGCGGTGCGCGCTGAATTCACCGAGAAGCTCACCGCCCGCATGGGTGCCCTCACCATCGGCCCCGGCGACCAAAGCGGCGTACAGGTGGGCCCGCTCATCACCGCCAAGCAGCGCGCCTCGGTCGACGAGTTGGTGCAAGACGCCGTCAGCAAGGGAGCCGTCATCACCACCGGTGGCACGATCGCCGACGGAGAGGGTTACTTCTATCCGCCGACCGTGCTCACCGATGTGCCCTCGAACGCAAGAATTCTCCGTGAAGAGGTGTTCGGCCCGGTGGCCGCGATCACCGGGTTCGACGGGGAAGACGCGGGAGTGGCCGCGGCCAACGACACCGAATACGGACTCGCCGCATACGTGTACACCACCAATCTGGATCGCGCGCTGCGTGTTTCAGAGTCTGTCGAGTCGGGAATGATCGGCGTCAACCGTGGTGTGATCTCCGACGTGGCCGCACCGTTCGGTGGGATCAAGGAATCTGGCATCGGCCGCGAAGCCGGCAGCGAAGGTATCGAGGAATACCTCGAAACGAAATACATAGCGCTGCCTTAG
- a CDS encoding M28 family metallopeptidase yields the protein MGTKRVVCAVAVSAVCALATATACDRDGGDAPRSVPQAGSAEAVGFAHSLHEKVTVDNVVKHLSELQEIADKNNNTRAVGTPGFDQSVDYVVKALKDKGFDVQTPEFDFKYFQAKSLDLMVGPKKIDAAVLSYSPGGQVQGRLVAARAEESPGCTAEDYDGLDVKGAVVLVDRGSCPFAEKERAAAERGAVGLIVADNVDESKAGGTLGEDATPKIPVVGVTKSAGADLRAHPDQVVLKVDAETKDIKARNVIAQTKTGATTDVVMAGAHLDSVPEGPGINDNGTGTAAVLETALQLGPNPDVKNAVRFAFWGAEEEGLIGSTDYVKSLDVDALKNIALYLNYDMLGSPNAAYLTYDGDLSEEADPNEIPVRIPEGSAGIERTEVAYLADQGKKAHDTEYDGRSDYDAFSRAGIPTGGIFSGAEEKMSADEARDWGGKAGQPFDPNYHQAGDNLANVNKDALKINAGGVAYTIGLYAQSIDGRNGVPIREDRTRHKLKD from the coding sequence ATGGGGACCAAGCGGGTTGTGTGTGCGGTTGCGGTGTCGGCGGTATGCGCACTGGCGACAGCGACGGCGTGCGATCGGGATGGCGGCGACGCACCCCGCTCGGTGCCGCAGGCAGGCTCCGCGGAGGCGGTTGGTTTCGCGCATTCACTGCACGAGAAGGTGACCGTCGACAACGTCGTGAAGCACCTCTCGGAGCTTCAGGAGATCGCAGACAAGAACAACAACACTCGGGCGGTGGGCACCCCTGGCTTCGATCAGAGTGTCGACTACGTGGTAAAAGCGCTGAAAGACAAGGGATTCGACGTACAGACGCCCGAGTTCGACTTCAAGTACTTCCAGGCCAAATCGTTGGATCTGATGGTCGGTCCCAAGAAGATCGACGCCGCAGTGCTGTCGTACTCACCGGGCGGTCAGGTTCAGGGACGGCTGGTAGCGGCCCGTGCGGAAGAATCGCCGGGCTGCACCGCCGAGGATTACGACGGTTTGGATGTCAAGGGCGCCGTGGTCCTGGTCGACCGTGGATCGTGCCCGTTCGCCGAGAAGGAGAGGGCTGCCGCCGAGCGCGGCGCGGTCGGCCTGATCGTCGCGGACAATGTCGACGAGAGCAAGGCGGGCGGCACCCTCGGTGAGGACGCCACCCCGAAGATTCCGGTGGTCGGTGTCACGAAGTCGGCTGGAGCGGATCTGCGCGCGCATCCCGACCAGGTGGTCCTCAAGGTCGATGCGGAGACCAAGGACATCAAGGCACGCAATGTGATCGCGCAGACCAAGACGGGTGCCACCACGGATGTCGTGATGGCAGGTGCGCACCTCGACAGCGTTCCGGAAGGGCCGGGCATCAACGACAACGGCACCGGTACCGCGGCGGTTCTGGAGACCGCGCTGCAGCTGGGGCCGAACCCGGACGTGAAAAACGCGGTGAGGTTTGCGTTCTGGGGTGCGGAGGAGGAGGGGCTGATCGGCTCCACGGACTACGTCAAATCCCTGGACGTGGATGCGCTGAAAAACATTGCCCTGTATCTGAATTACGACATGCTCGGTTCGCCGAACGCCGCGTACCTCACCTATGACGGCGACCTGTCCGAAGAAGCCGACCCGAACGAGATACCGGTGCGTATCCCGGAGGGTTCGGCCGGTATCGAGCGGACCGAGGTCGCCTACCTTGCCGATCAGGGCAAGAAGGCACACGACACCGAATACGACGGCCGTTCGGACTACGACGCATTCAGTAGGGCGGGCATCCCGACCGGCGGCATCTTCTCTGGGGCCGAGGAGAAGATGTCGGCCGATGAGGCGCGGGACTGGGGCGGCAAGGCGGGCCAGCCCTTCGATCCGAACTACCACCAGGCGGGCGACAACCTGGCGAACGTGAACAAGGACGCGCTCAAGATCAACGCGGGCGGAGTCGCGTACACCATCGGCTTGTACGCGCAGAGCATCGACGGGCGCAACGGTGTGCCCATTCGCGAGGACCGTACCCGGCATAAGCTGAAGGACTAA
- a CDS encoding M28 family metallopeptidase produces the protein MALFRGLARGCSLLAIAAVASCCASPTPPGAGAPAAPNPNLAADLARSVTVDAMMVHLQQLQQAADAHGGNRAEGTPGYDASADYVTKVLKDRGFEVQAPELSRLKVLTEGKPLVDIGGRPYAVDQASYFAQTPKGGLKANVIRPSGKAGGCAAADYGTLKLDGQIAVVDGAGCSVVDKHNVAKEKGAAAVLVVMQAGAGEGLFTPNYYEQLSIPVGIVDSGVDTLLRRNSSPINLVLDMNIAKVRSRSIIAQTATGDPANVVLAGAHLDSVAKGPGINDNGTGVAAVLESALQLGPKPVINNAVRFAFWAAEEDGLAGSIEYAKGRNADELNDIALYLNFDMLGSPNAGYFVLDGDQSATKPDPNRPPLDIPEGSAGIERTFAGYLNLAGKRPAAEEFNGRSDYGPFLAANIPVGGISSGALDRMSGPEAKMWQGRAGQPFDPNYHGPKDNLANVGKEALGINGPAVAFAVGTYALSTTGPNGVPERKVRRHSPRDR, from the coding sequence ATGGCGTTGTTTCGGGGACTGGCGCGTGGTTGCTCCCTGCTTGCGATTGCGGCGGTGGCGAGCTGCTGCGCCAGCCCGACTCCACCGGGTGCCGGTGCACCGGCGGCACCGAATCCGAATCTGGCAGCCGACCTTGCGCGTTCGGTGACGGTGGACGCGATGATGGTGCACCTGCAACAGCTGCAGCAGGCGGCGGACGCCCACGGCGGGAACCGTGCCGAGGGCACGCCCGGCTACGACGCCAGCGCCGACTACGTGACAAAGGTATTGAAAGATCGTGGTTTCGAGGTACAGGCCCCGGAGCTGTCCAGACTGAAGGTACTCACCGAGGGCAAGCCGCTCGTCGACATCGGCGGTCGCCCGTACGCGGTGGATCAGGCTTCCTATTTCGCCCAGACCCCCAAGGGCGGTCTCAAGGCCAACGTCATCCGGCCATCGGGTAAGGCCGGTGGTTGTGCCGCGGCCGATTACGGCACCCTCAAGCTCGACGGTCAGATCGCGGTGGTCGACGGCGCCGGGTGTTCGGTGGTCGACAAGCACAATGTCGCCAAGGAAAAGGGCGCGGCGGCGGTGCTGGTGGTGATGCAGGCCGGTGCCGGTGAGGGCCTTTTCACGCCCAATTACTATGAGCAGCTGTCCATTCCGGTCGGGATCGTCGATTCGGGAGTCGACACGCTGCTGCGCCGTAATTCGTCACCGATAAACCTCGTGCTGGACATGAACATCGCGAAGGTGCGCTCACGCAGCATCATCGCGCAGACCGCAACGGGTGACCCCGCGAATGTGGTGCTCGCCGGAGCGCACCTGGACAGTGTGGCCAAGGGCCCGGGCATCAACGACAACGGAACGGGTGTGGCTGCGGTCTTGGAGAGCGCGCTGCAGCTTGGCCCCAAGCCGGTGATCAACAACGCCGTCAGGTTCGCCTTCTGGGCTGCCGAAGAGGACGGGCTGGCCGGGTCGATCGAGTACGCCAAGGGTCGCAACGCCGACGAGCTCAATGACATCGCGCTGTACCTGAACTTCGACATGCTCGGTTCGCCCAATGCCGGGTACTTCGTGCTCGATGGTGACCAGTCGGCCACTAAACCCGACCCGAACCGGCCGCCGTTGGACATTCCGGAGGGGTCGGCGGGTATCGAACGGACCTTCGCTGGATACCTCAACCTGGCGGGCAAGCGACCGGCGGCCGAGGAGTTCAACGGTAGATCCGATTACGGGCCATTCCTGGCTGCCAATATTCCGGTGGGCGGAATCAGCTCGGGTGCGCTGGACAGAATGAGCGGTCCGGAAGCCAAGATGTGGCAGGGACGTGCGGGTCAACCATTTGACCCCAACTACCACGGCCCCAAGGACAACCTCGCGAACGTCGGCAAGGAGGCGCTGGGGATCAACGGTCCGGCGGTGGCCTTTGCCGTCGGCACGTATGCGCTGTCCACCACCGGGCCGAACGGCGTACCGGAGCGCAAAGTTCGGCGACACTCTCCGCGGGATCGCTGA
- a CDS encoding TauD/TfdA dioxygenase family protein, giving the protein MSDNETRRIYRDAGITVEKLGEHIGARVDGVRLGADVPADRAEAIRVALAVNKVLVFTGQHHLDDAGQYAFASLLGEPTLPHPTVTSHGSELLNLEGAANGWHTDVTFVDRIPKASVLRPVTLPSYGGATTWASTVAAYEQLPAPLRALADDLWATHTNLYDYVGAGASGGVSAERRAAYYSEFTSSLYETLHPVVRVHPETGERSLLLGQFVKSFPEFHGAEFAALFQLLQSRITKLENTFRWNWRLGDVAIWDNRATQHYGIADFGDQQRELHRVTLAGDVPVDIHGRTSQILTGDASHYSGIESPRRLELFAA; this is encoded by the coding sequence GTGAGTGACAACGAAACACGACGTATCTATCGTGACGCCGGGATCACCGTCGAAAAGCTCGGCGAACACATCGGTGCCCGGGTCGACGGTGTGCGGCTCGGCGCCGATGTTCCGGCCGACCGCGCCGAGGCAATCCGCGTCGCGCTGGCCGTTAACAAGGTGCTGGTGTTTACCGGACAACACCACCTGGACGACGCCGGACAGTACGCATTCGCCAGTCTGCTCGGGGAGCCGACGCTGCCGCACCCCACGGTGACCTCTCACGGCAGTGAGCTGCTCAACCTCGAAGGGGCCGCCAACGGTTGGCACACCGACGTCACGTTCGTCGACCGCATCCCGAAGGCGTCGGTCCTGCGGCCGGTGACCTTGCCGTCCTATGGGGGCGCCACCACCTGGGCATCGACGGTTGCGGCGTACGAACAGCTGCCCGCACCGTTGCGCGCGCTTGCCGACGACCTGTGGGCCACCCACACCAACCTGTATGACTACGTGGGCGCGGGCGCATCGGGCGGGGTGAGCGCCGAGCGCCGTGCCGCGTATTACAGCGAGTTCACCAGCTCTCTGTATGAAACGTTGCATCCGGTGGTGCGGGTGCACCCGGAGACCGGTGAGCGCAGCCTGCTACTGGGGCAGTTCGTCAAGAGCTTCCCGGAGTTTCACGGCGCTGAGTTCGCGGCACTGTTCCAGCTGCTGCAGTCACGCATTACCAAGCTGGAGAACACCTTCCGATGGAACTGGCGGCTGGGTGACGTTGCCATCTGGGACAACCGGGCCACCCAGCATTACGGAATCGCCGACTTCGGCGACCAGCAGCGCGAGCTCCATCGCGTCACGTTGGCCGGCGATGTGCCGGTGGACATCCACGGTCGGACAAGTCAGATCCTCACTGGCGATGCCAGCCACTACTCCGGGATCGAGAGTCCGCGACGGTTGGAGCTGTTCGCCGCCTGA
- a CDS encoding amidase produces the protein MDVVEASIADLQAALAAGETTSVALVAEYLRRIAAYDRGGITLNAVPVLDPQAFTAAAESDARRAAGATLGPLDGIPYTAKDSYAAKGLPVAAGSPAFARLIAQRDAFTIAQLRTAGAVLLGLTNMPPMANGGMQRGVYGRAESPYNSDYLTSAFGSGSSNGSGTATAASFGAFGLGEETWSSGRAPASCNALVAYCPSRGVISVRGNWPLVPTMDVVVPHTRSVADLLALLDVIVADDPDQRGDFWRRQKWVEIPPASTLRPTSYSALSDSTAATLRGTRLGVPRMYIGDTTGDRPVQTRPSVVDLWRRIADDLRAAGAEVLEVDFPVVTNYEGAATMLDRGLIPSGYDERELWDLSIWGWEEFLQVNGDPELSHVRDVDGTLIFPPPPGALPDQYDRHQLDLEVDLGEYPARAAAGVAELEQIPLIADGIAGLEATRRIDLEAWMDALGLDAVIHPAVADIGRSDADVNPASADTAWRNGTWVANGNLVPRHLGIPSVTVPMGALDDIGMPVGLTILGRGHDDVRLLRLASAVEATRDRRTTPPRTPALTPIGLPTAAAAGGIAPRCVITVEESDLGDGDCAVAITVAVEGTHPVADARLYVDGDELTLTQGSNTFTAATTLRAAASRPRHSVWRDAYGSLIVALVRTHDGRTAGAWTTACGIA, from the coding sequence ATGGATGTCGTCGAGGCGAGCATCGCCGATCTGCAGGCCGCACTCGCCGCCGGGGAAACGACGTCAGTCGCCCTGGTCGCAGAGTATCTGCGCCGGATCGCCGCCTACGACCGCGGTGGGATCACCCTCAACGCCGTACCCGTCCTGGACCCGCAGGCGTTCACCGCCGCCGCCGAGTCCGATGCGCGTCGCGCGGCCGGTGCCACACTTGGCCCGCTCGACGGCATCCCGTACACCGCCAAGGATTCATACGCCGCGAAGGGACTGCCGGTGGCGGCCGGATCTCCGGCCTTCGCCCGGCTCATCGCCCAGCGCGATGCGTTCACCATCGCACAACTTCGTACCGCAGGAGCGGTGCTGCTCGGGCTCACCAACATGCCGCCCATGGCGAACGGCGGCATGCAGCGCGGCGTTTACGGTCGCGCTGAAAGTCCCTACAACAGTGACTATCTGACGTCGGCGTTTGGCTCGGGATCCTCCAATGGATCGGGTACCGCGACGGCCGCCAGCTTTGGCGCGTTCGGACTCGGCGAGGAGACGTGGAGCTCTGGCCGCGCGCCGGCCTCGTGTAACGCGCTGGTGGCCTACTGCCCTTCGCGCGGCGTGATCTCGGTTCGCGGTAACTGGCCGCTCGTGCCCACGATGGACGTCGTCGTTCCGCATACCCGCAGCGTCGCCGACCTGCTGGCGCTCCTGGACGTCATCGTCGCCGACGACCCGGACCAGCGCGGCGACTTCTGGCGTCGCCAGAAGTGGGTCGAGATCCCGCCCGCATCGACATTGCGGCCCACAAGCTACAGCGCACTGAGTGATTCCACCGCCGCCACCCTGCGTGGCACCAGGCTGGGTGTGCCACGGATGTACATCGGTGACACCACCGGAGACCGGCCGGTGCAGACCCGTCCAAGCGTTGTCGACCTGTGGCGACGCATCGCGGACGACCTACGTGCGGCAGGTGCCGAGGTGCTCGAAGTGGACTTCCCTGTCGTCACCAATTACGAAGGCGCGGCAACGATGCTGGATCGTGGACTCATTCCGTCCGGATACGACGAGCGCGAATTGTGGGACCTTTCCATCTGGGGCTGGGAAGAATTCCTACAGGTCAACGGCGATCCCGAGTTGTCGCATGTGCGTGACGTCGACGGCACGCTGATCTTTCCGCCGCCGCCTGGCGCATTGCCCGATCAGTATGACCGTCATCAACTCGACCTGGAGGTCGATCTCGGCGAGTATCCGGCCCGCGCCGCCGCCGGTGTCGCCGAGCTGGAACAGATCCCCTTGATCGCCGACGGCATCGCCGGACTGGAGGCGACGCGCCGCATCGACCTTGAGGCGTGGATGGACGCGCTCGGCCTCGACGCCGTCATCCATCCCGCAGTCGCCGACATCGGCCGCTCGGATGCCGATGTCAATCCGGCGTCGGCCGACACGGCCTGGCGCAACGGCACGTGGGTCGCCAACGGCAACCTCGTGCCGCGGCACCTCGGAATCCCTTCGGTCACCGTACCGATGGGCGCTCTGGACGATATTGGGATGCCTGTCGGGCTCACGATCCTCGGTCGCGGCCACGACGATGTCCGGTTACTGCGTCTGGCCTCCGCCGTCGAAGCCACTCGGGACCGGCGCACCACGCCGCCGCGGACACCGGCCCTGACGCCTATCGGATTGCCGACCGCAGCCGCCGCCGGCGGTATCGCGCCACGGTGCGTCATCACCGTCGAAGAGTCAGACCTCGGCGACGGCGACTGCGCCGTCGCTATCACCGTCGCCGTCGAAGGTACGCATCCCGTCGCCGATGCCAGACTGTACGTCGACGGCGATGAACTCACGCTCACCCAAGGCAGCAATACTTTCACCGCCGCAACGACTCTGCGTGCCGCGGCATCTCGGCCGCGCCATTCGGTCTGGCGCGATGCCTACGGCTCCTTGATCGTGGCGTTGGTCCGCACCCACGACGGCCGAACCGCGGGAGCATGGACGACCGCTTGCGGCATCGCCTGA
- a CDS encoding NUDIX hydrolase, translated as MIAYDEELRDRIHQYLAGHDRRTVDDPEKRRAAVAVVLVDSDLGEDRIDPAPVDEWIGGREIPEQGLDGRMVDVSGGAAFLLCRRTSRLNSHAAQWALPGGRLDPGEDAVQAALRELDEELGVALPDSTVLGLLDDYPTRSGYVITPVVVWGGGRLEMHPSPDEVVAAYRVGLHQLQREDSPRYINIPESPRPVVQIPLGNDLIHAPTGAVLLQVRWLCLEGRGDRVDELEQPVFAWR; from the coding sequence GTGATCGCGTACGACGAGGAACTGCGGGACCGGATTCACCAATACCTGGCGGGCCATGACCGCCGGACTGTCGATGATCCGGAGAAACGCCGTGCTGCGGTGGCCGTAGTGCTGGTCGATTCGGATCTGGGGGAAGACCGCATCGACCCGGCACCGGTGGACGAGTGGATTGGCGGTCGCGAGATCCCCGAGCAGGGGCTGGACGGCAGGATGGTCGATGTCTCCGGTGGAGCGGCATTCCTGTTATGCCGCAGAACCTCTCGCCTCAACTCCCATGCCGCGCAATGGGCACTGCCCGGTGGACGATTGGATCCGGGTGAGGACGCGGTACAGGCCGCGCTGCGTGAACTGGACGAGGAACTGGGGGTGGCGCTGCCCGATTCGACGGTGCTTGGACTGCTCGACGACTACCCGACACGATCGGGATACGTGATAACCCCGGTGGTGGTGTGGGGCGGCGGCCGCCTCGAGATGCACCCCTCACCCGACGAGGTGGTGGCGGCCTACCGCGTGGGATTGCACCAACTCCAGCGTGAGGATTCGCCGCGCTACATCAACATTCCGGAGAGCCCACGCCCGGTGGTGCAGATCCCGCTGGGCAATGACCTCATCCACGCCCCGACCGGAGCCGTCCTATTACAGGTCAGATGGCTCTGCCTGGAAGGCCGCGGTGACCGCGTCGACGAGCTGGAGCAGCCGGTCTTCGCCTGGCGATAA
- the gabT gene encoding 4-aminobutyrate--2-oxoglutarate transaminase: MTDIAYRLAQKRNIVTPLPGPRSSALAERRRTAVSAGVGSTAPVYAVDADGGVIVDADGNSFIDLGAGIAVTTVGASHPAVAAAIADQAAHFTHTCFMVTPYEGYVQVAELLNALTPGDHEKRTALFNSGAEAVENAIKVARLATGRPAVVAFDNAYHGRTNLTMALTAKSMPYKSQFGPFAPEVYRMPASYPLRDEPGLSGEEAARRAISRIETQIGAQSLAAIIIEPIQGEGGFIVPAPGFLSTLTAWARDHGVVFIADEVQTGFARTGAWFASEHDGIVPDIVTMAKGIAGGMPLSAVTGRADLMDAVYTGGLGGTYGGNPVTCAAAIAALGVMRELDLPARARAIETSVVSRLSALAEEVDVIGEVRGRGAMLAIEIVKPGTGNPGEPDATLTKAIAAEALSRGVLILTCGTFGNVIRLLPPLVIGDDLLDEGITVLADIIREKASH, from the coding sequence ATGACCGACATCGCCTACCGCCTCGCACAGAAGCGCAACATCGTGACGCCCCTGCCCGGGCCGCGTTCCAGTGCCCTGGCTGAGCGCCGTCGCACGGCGGTATCCGCCGGGGTCGGCTCGACCGCGCCGGTCTACGCCGTTGATGCCGATGGTGGCGTGATCGTCGACGCCGATGGCAACTCCTTCATCGACCTCGGGGCGGGTATCGCGGTCACCACCGTGGGCGCCTCCCACCCCGCCGTCGCCGCCGCCATCGCCGACCAGGCCGCTCACTTCACCCACACCTGTTTCATGGTGACGCCCTACGAGGGATACGTGCAGGTCGCCGAGCTCCTCAACGCCCTGACTCCCGGCGATCACGAGAAGCGCACCGCACTGTTCAACTCCGGCGCCGAAGCCGTGGAGAACGCGATCAAGGTGGCGCGGCTGGCCACCGGCCGTCCGGCGGTCGTTGCCTTCGACAACGCCTATCACGGCCGCACCAACCTGACGATGGCGCTGACCGCCAAGTCGATGCCCTACAAGTCGCAGTTCGGGCCCTTCGCACCCGAGGTCTACCGGATGCCGGCCTCCTACCCGCTGCGTGACGAGCCGGGTCTGTCCGGCGAGGAAGCGGCACGGCGGGCGATCTCCCGCATCGAAACCCAGATCGGTGCGCAATCGCTGGCCGCGATCATCATCGAGCCCATCCAGGGTGAGGGTGGATTCATCGTGCCCGCACCCGGATTCCTGTCCACGCTCACCGCGTGGGCGCGGGACCACGGCGTCGTCTTCATCGCCGACGAGGTGCAGACCGGATTCGCCCGCACCGGAGCCTGGTTCGCCTCCGAGCACGACGGCATCGTTCCCGACATCGTCACCATGGCCAAGGGCATCGCCGGTGGCATGCCGCTGTCCGCCGTCACCGGGCGCGCCGACCTCATGGACGCGGTGTACACCGGAGGACTGGGCGGAACCTACGGCGGCAACCCGGTGACCTGCGCGGCGGCCATCGCCGCACTGGGCGTCATGCGTGAGCTCGACCTGCCGGCCCGAGCCCGGGCCATCGAAACCTCGGTGGTGTCGCGGCTGAGCGCGCTTGCCGAGGAGGTCGACGTCATCGGCGAGGTACGCGGTCGCGGGGCCATGTTGGCCATCGAGATCGTCAAACCCGGCACCGGCAACCCCGGAGAACCTGACGCGACCCTCACCAAAGCCATTGCCGCCGAGGCCCTCTCCCGAGGTGTTCTGATCCTGACCTGCGGAACCTTCGGAAACGTCATCCGCTTGCTGCCCCCGTTGGTCATCGGGGACGATCTACTGGACGAGGGCATCACCGTCCTCGCCGACATCATCCGCGAGAAGGCGAGCCACTAG
- a CDS encoding agmatine deiminase family protein has product MAWRMPAETEPHERIWMAFPKPGLTFGDDNAALEAGYQAWTAVAHAVLAFTPVTMVVDPGQHEHARRMLSSDIELLVAPLDDFWMRDIGPTFVVDDVTGELGAVDWIFNGWGSSTPQAWSHDREIGRTIAAAAGATLVSSLLVNEGGAIHVDGGGTVLLTETVLLDPLRNPHADRSRVEAELARTLGVEHAVWLPRGLTRDYEPLGTKGHVDMVATLPSPGTVLLHAQTNPDHPDYEVSAQLRAALADAVDARGDAFDIVDLPAPATLRDADGFVDWSYINHLVTGDGVILCGYDEAEADSQAAEIIADAYPGREVILVDARPILVGGGGIHCITQQQPKV; this is encoded by the coding sequence ATGGCATGGCGGATGCCGGCGGAAACCGAACCACACGAGCGGATCTGGATGGCGTTCCCGAAGCCCGGCCTCACCTTCGGCGACGATAACGCCGCACTGGAGGCCGGCTATCAGGCCTGGACGGCGGTAGCGCATGCGGTGCTCGCCTTCACTCCGGTGACGATGGTGGTAGACCCTGGCCAGCACGAACACGCCCGCCGAATGTTGTCGTCGGATATCGAGCTGTTGGTCGCCCCGCTCGACGACTTTTGGATGCGCGATATCGGACCCACGTTCGTCGTCGACGACGTCACCGGCGAGCTGGGTGCCGTCGACTGGATTTTCAACGGCTGGGGGTCGTCAACGCCGCAGGCCTGGTCGCACGATCGCGAGATCGGACGCACGATCGCTGCTGCCGCCGGCGCGACCCTCGTATCGTCGTTGCTGGTCAACGAGGGTGGCGCCATCCATGTCGACGGTGGTGGCACCGTGCTGCTGACGGAGACCGTGTTGCTTGATCCGCTGCGCAATCCGCATGCCGACCGCAGCCGCGTCGAAGCCGAGCTGGCCCGCACCCTGGGCGTTGAGCATGCCGTGTGGCTACCACGCGGACTCACGCGCGACTACGAGCCCCTGGGCACCAAGGGGCACGTCGACATGGTCGCGACGCTGCCCTCACCCGGCACCGTCTTACTGCATGCACAAACCAATCCTGACCATCCCGATTACGAAGTGTCCGCACAACTCCGCGCCGCGCTCGCCGATGCGGTCGATGCCCGCGGTGACGCGTTCGACATCGTCGATCTGCCGGCACCCGCGACACTGCGGGACGCGGACGGGTTTGTCGACTGGAGCTACATCAATCACCTTGTCACCGGCGATGGCGTGATCCTGTGCGGTTACGACGAGGCGGAGGCCGACTCGCAGGCAGCGGAGATCATCGCCGACGCCTATCCCGGCCGCGAGGTGATACTGGTCGATGCGCGGCCAATCCTGGTCGGTGGCGGCGGTATTCACTGCATCACCCAGCAACAGCCAAAGGTTTAG